The region AAACCAGCCGTCAAAGGCTTCGCTGCTGGTGCCGGTTTTGCCAGCCAGATCCTGGCGTGCCAGCTTTTGTGACGCGGCTGCTCCGGTGCCCGAGATGGTGACTTCGTGCAGCATGCTGGTGGTGACGAAGGCATTACGCGCATCGAGGACCCGGTTGCTCTCCTGCCCAGGCACTACTGGCTTGGCTTCAAACAACACCGTACCACGCGTATCCACCACTTTTTGAATCAGGTAGGGGTTGATCTGGAACCCGCCATTGGCAAACACCGAATACGCCCCTGCCATTTGCAGCGGGGTGACTGCACCAGTGCCCAAGGTCAGCGTGTAGTTCAGCGGTTGCTTGGCGGCCTCGAAGCCAAAGCGCGGCAAGAAGTCGTGTGCGTACTGCGGCGTGATGGCACGCAGCAAGCGCACGGCAGCCACGTTTTTGGATTGGGCCAGCGCCGTGCGCAGGGTGATGGCACCGTCGTACACATCGTCGTCGTTCTGTGGCGTCCAAGGCTGTCCGCCGGTTTCTGCGCTGCTCAAAGTCAGTGGTGCATCGTTGACCAGGGTGGCTGGTGAGTAACCTTTGTCCAGGGCTGCCGAATAGATGAAGGGTTTGATGGCCGAGCCGGGCTGACGCCAGGCTTGGGTCACGTGGTTGAACTGGCTGGCATTGAAATCAAAACCACCCACCAGAGCCCGGTAGGCACCGGTCTGGTTGTTCAACGCCACAAAGGCGGCTGCCACGGCCGGTAGTTGCGAGATGCTCCAGCGACCACGGCTGTCCTGCACCACCCGTATGACAGAGCCCGGCTTGAGTTGGATTGCCGACTTGGGTGACAGTGCCGCGGCCGCCCAGCGCAGGCCGTCTCCCGTCAGTTCGACCACGTTGCCATTGGCCAGCACCGCACGCAGGCTTTTGGCGATGACCTGGGTCACCACGGCTGCGACCAGCTTGTCGCTGGCGGGGTGTTTGAGCAAGGTGGTTTCGATCAGTTTTTGGCGTTCATCCGCATGGGTGGGTAGTGTGATAAAGGCTTCAGCGCCGCGGTAGCCGTGGCGCTGATCGTAAGCCATGACGTTGCGGCGCACGGCATCAAACGCAGCGTCCTGCTCGGCTTGTACCAGCGTGGTGGTGACGACGATGCCGCGGGTGTAAGTCTCTTCCTTGAACTGCGCATACATGGCCTGGCGCACCATTTCAGCCGCGTATTGCGCATGGTTGTTGAAGGACCGGCCTTCGGCAATCACTTGGATGTTTTCCTGCGATGCCTGTTTGTACTGCGGCTCGGTGATGTAGCCAAGCTCTCGCATGCGCTTCAAGACCAGGTGCTGGCGCTGCTTGGCACGTTGCGGATTAACCACCGGGTTGACGAGCGAGGGTGACTGTGGCAACCCCGCCAGCATGGCTGCTTGGGCAATGCTCAGATTCTTGAGTGGTTTGCCAAAGTACACACGTGCCGCGCTGCCAAAGCCATAAGCCCGTTGGCCCAGATAAACCTGGTTCATGTACAGCTCCAGAATCTGGTCCTTGGTCAGCGTGCGCTCAATTTTGTAGGCCAGCATGACCTCGGTGATCTTGCGGGAAATCAGTTTTTCTTTGGTGAGAAAAAAATCTCGCGCCACCTGCATGGTGATGGTGGATGCGCCTTGCTTGAGCCCACCCGTCAAGTCGGCAATCACGGCACGTGCCACACCCTTGAAATCGACACCGCTGTGCTCGTAAAAACGGGCGTCTTCAATGGCCAGCAGCGCCTGCTTTTGAATCAGCGGAATATCTTTGATGGCCACAAAGTCACGCCGCTCCTGGCCGAACTCGCCAATCAGCACGTTGTCACTGGTGTAGACGCGCAACGGAATTTTGGGCCGATAGTCCACCAGCGCATCAAGCTCTGGCAAATCCAGAGGTGTGGCGGCAAATACCAGCGTGGTGGCCAGCATCCACATCAGCAGGAGCCGGAAGAAAAAGGCGGGAATGGAAGGAATTGAGGTCATTGGATCAACAGACCAGAGTGGTACCCAAAGGCCACCAGGTGAACACACAGCAGGTGCTGGCTGAGGGCATTATCGCCACTGGCACCCGCCTTGCTTGGTGGCCATTCGAAACGGCACCTGCAAAAGTGTAACTTTGCGTGAAGCTGAATACACATCGCAAAGGAATTGAATGCTATATTTTCTATAGCTTATTGTGCTTTATTTTAAAGCGCTAGAGGTCAAAACGTATGAAAAATTTCCCTGAAAAATGTAGCCTTAAATCTGTACCCGCGTTCCCAGCTCAATCACACAGTTGTTGGGCAGGTGAAAGAAGCCCGCCACGCTGCCGGAGTTGCGTGACATCAGTGCAAACAGGGCTTCGCGCCAATGGGCCATGCCGGTACCTTTGGTCGGCACGATGATTTCGCGGCTAAGGAAGTACGAGGTTTCAAACAGGTTGATCGGCAAGCCGTGTGCGGCGCACAGCTCCAGCGCTTTGGGAATGTCAGGCGTGTTCTTGAAGCCATAGTTCACTTGCACCCGCCAAAACCCGGGGGCCAGGGTCTCCACCTGCACCCGTTCCTCAAAGGGTATCCAGGGCACCTCATGGAACACCACCGTGAGGATCAGGTTGCGCTCGTGCAACACCTGGTTGTGTTTCAGGTTGTGCATCAAGGCCTGAGGCACAGTACCGGCATTGGCCACCGCATACACCGCGGTGCGCTGCACCCGGTGCACGCTGTCTGCCGACAAACCCTCAATGAAAGGCAGCAACTCGGGGTCACCGCTGCGAATGCTCTCAATCAGCAACTCGCGCCCGCGTCGCCAAGTGGCCATGACAACAAAAATCGCTGCGCCCAGTGCCAGCGGGAACCAGCCGCCCTGGAAGAATTTGAGCGAACACGAGACTACCAGCAACACGTCCAGCGTCAGGAACACGGCGGTGGCGGCCATCGCCACCGGCAAAGGGTAACGCCAGCCGTTGCGGATCACAAAAAAGGTCAGCAAGGTGGTGATCAGCATGGTCACCGTCACCGCAATCCCGTAGGCCGCCGCCATGGCTGATGAACTGCCAAACCCCACCACGGCCAGCAGCACGGCAGCCAGCAGCAGCCAGTTCACCTCAGGCATGTAAATTTGCCCCATCTCTTTGGCGGAGGTGAAGTGCACCTCCATGCGTGGCAGCAAGCCGAGTTGCACCGCCTGCTTGGTCATGGAGTAGGCCCCGGAGATCACCGCCTGGGACGCAATCACTGTGGCCAGCGTGGCCAGCACCACAGCGGGGATCAGCCAGGCATCAGGGAATAAGCGGTAAAACGGGTTCTCAAGCGCTGATGGGTCACGCATCAGCAGTGCGCCCTGACCCATGTAGTTGATGGTCAACGCGGGCAACACCAGGCCACCCCAGGCGAACTGGATCGGGTGTTTGCCAAAGTGCCCCATGTCGGCATACAGCGCCTCTGCCCCGGTGAAGGCCAACACAATAGCCCCTAGCGCGACGAACATGTGCCAACCTTGCGCACTCAAAAATCGTAGCGCATTCAGCGGGTTAAGTGCCGCCAGGATGGCGGGTTGCTGGATGATTTCAAGCGTACCCACTGCCGCCAGCACGCCAAACCACACCATGATGACAGGGCCAAACAGCTTGCCAACCAGGCTGGTACCAAAGCGTTGCATGGCAAACAGCACTACCAGCACGGCGCTGCAAATCGGCAATACATAGGGTTTCAGCGCCGGGGTGACCACTTCCAGGCCTTCCACTGCGCTGAGTACCGAAATGGCCGGGGTGATCACGCTGTCACCATAAAAAAGAGCTGCAC is a window of Rhodoferax lithotrophicus DNA encoding:
- a CDS encoding potassium transporter Kup; protein product: MSHEASRESLAALTLGAMGVVYGDIGTSPLYTMKEVFNPASGIPLDAIHLIGAVSVIFWGLMMVVTLKYVLLILRADNRGEGGIMALTALASNAIGTDPHKRLILLLLGVFGAALFYGDSVITPAISVLSAVEGLEVVTPALKPYVLPICSAVLVVLFAMQRFGTSLVGKLFGPVIMVWFGVLAAVGTLEIIQQPAILAALNPLNALRFLSAQGWHMFVALGAIVLAFTGAEALYADMGHFGKHPIQFAWGGLVLPALTINYMGQGALLMRDPSALENPFYRLFPDAWLIPAVVLATLATVIASQAVISGAYSMTKQAVQLGLLPRMEVHFTSAKEMGQIYMPEVNWLLLAAVLLAVVGFGSSSAMAAAYGIAVTVTMLITTLLTFFVIRNGWRYPLPVAMAATAVFLTLDVLLVVSCSLKFFQGGWFPLALGAAIFVVMATWRRGRELLIESIRSGDPELLPFIEGLSADSVHRVQRTAVYAVANAGTVPQALMHNLKHNQVLHERNLILTVVFHEVPWIPFEERVQVETLAPGFWRVQVNYGFKNTPDIPKALELCAAHGLPINLFETSYFLSREIIVPTKGTGMAHWREALFALMSRNSGSVAGFFHLPNNCVIELGTRVQI
- a CDS encoding penicillin-binding protein 1A, which produces MTSIPSIPAFFFRLLLMWMLATTLVFAATPLDLPELDALVDYRPKIPLRVYTSDNVLIGEFGQERRDFVAIKDIPLIQKQALLAIEDARFYEHSGVDFKGVARAVIADLTGGLKQGASTITMQVARDFFLTKEKLISRKITEVMLAYKIERTLTKDQILELYMNQVYLGQRAYGFGSAARVYFGKPLKNLSIAQAAMLAGLPQSPSLVNPVVNPQRAKQRQHLVLKRMRELGYITEPQYKQASQENIQVIAEGRSFNNHAQYAAEMVRQAMYAQFKEETYTRGIVVTTTLVQAEQDAAFDAVRRNVMAYDQRHGYRGAEAFITLPTHADERQKLIETTLLKHPASDKLVAAVVTQVIAKSLRAVLANGNVVELTGDGLRWAAAALSPKSAIQLKPGSVIRVVQDSRGRWSISQLPAVAAAFVALNNQTGAYRALVGGFDFNASQFNHVTQAWRQPGSAIKPFIYSAALDKGYSPATLVNDAPLTLSSAETGGQPWTPQNDDDVYDGAITLRTALAQSKNVAAVRLLRAITPQYAHDFLPRFGFEAAKQPLNYTLTLGTGAVTPLQMAGAYSVFANGGFQINPYLIQKVVDTRGTVLFEAKPVVPGQESNRVLDARNAFVTTSMLHEVTISGTGAAASQKLARQDLAGKTGTSSEAFDGWFAGYSGSTVAVAWMGYDDPKSLGGREFGATLALPIWIDFMRVALANKPPYQAPQPAGVSQVQGDWQYDEFQNDKAMRAIDLDFVQLFKEWMSP